One region of Hymenobacter sediminicola genomic DNA includes:
- a CDS encoding HNH endonuclease, which produces MKKMRILARDVDPETGDVSYFKAGHTSRLEAVKGERAPKPPTKGQKAARRRRKKQHYAGCRPRPLFHTSTPKLHEDPAERFRLKQEVFANAGNRCVYCGARYPLTLDHIIPLSKGGGWHKENLQCLCAPCNEAKADMMPYEQAA; this is translated from the coding sequence ATGAAAAAGATGCGCATCCTCGCCCGCGACGTCGATCCGGAAACCGGTGACGTATCCTACTTCAAAGCCGGCCACACTTCCCGCCTCGAAGCCGTTAAAGGTGAGCGGGCCCCCAAGCCGCCCACCAAAGGCCAGAAAGCGGCCCGTCGGCGGCGTAAAAAGCAGCACTACGCCGGCTGCCGCCCCCGCCCCCTGTTTCACACCAGCACTCCGAAGCTGCACGAGGACCCGGCCGAACGCTTCCGGCTCAAACAGGAAGTCTTCGCCAACGCCGGCAACCGCTGCGTCTACTGCGGCGCCCGCTACCCGCTCACGCTCGACCACATCATTCCCCTGAGCAAAGGCGGCGGCTGGCATAAAGAGAACCTGCAGTGCCTGTGCGCACCCTGCAACGAAGCCAAGGCCGATATGATGCCCTACGAGCAGGCCGCCTAA